One stretch of Pigmentiphaga aceris DNA includes these proteins:
- a CDS encoding ATP-binding protein, which yields MLSDDAIAQLEANCAREPIQIPGAIQPHGFLIAFVERDGVVRHVSGNLSTFLAVTPENLIGQSVAVLRGELGASLKDAAEQLLAAADGPMHAGSINLLGASGLRERFELLLHRRGDLIIAELEPAAAPSQAQFASMYPVVNAFVSRIQAAQTVDAICATAAEEVKRLTGYGRVVTYSFDADGHGYVNAEVIDEGYESFLGLRFPASDIPTQARALYLSNRIRVIHDADYVPSPIVPAHDPDTSLPLDMSLCGLRSVSPVHLQYMRNMGTLASMSVSIIVEGRLWGLISCHHATPKPVSMHTRSACDVLGRMLSLQVEAKEANSDALRRLELRNIMVRMLSAMSDRDRLGIGLTRSYQPILEFARAGGAAVVYGADCDMAGATPAREVVVDIARWLFERGEREVFHTDSFPRIAPEFAASADVASGLLAISISERHPNYVMWFRPEVQRTVNWAGRPEKNADDLGRLSPRTSFTLWEEILRERSLAWQRAEIDAAAEMRTTVLSVVLRRAEELAELALELGRLNKELEAFSYSVSHDLRAPLRHIAGYAELLSEMEGDKLADRSARYLEHINEAAQFAGLLVDGLLTFSQMGRSALTMREVDVDALVQQVIRELAPDTQGRNIEWVIGELPNMYGDGSFLHLALRNLLSNAIKYTRTRQQARIEIGSSATDFEQVMYVKDNGVGFDPRFVGKLFGVFQRLHRMEDFEGTGIGLANVRRIVERHGGRVWAESEEGMSATFYLALPNAETAQALAKDETLPN from the coding sequence ATGCTTTCTGACGACGCCATCGCGCAGCTCGAAGCAAATTGCGCGCGGGAGCCGATCCAGATTCCAGGTGCGATCCAGCCCCATGGATTTCTGATTGCCTTTGTCGAACGCGATGGAGTGGTGCGGCACGTCAGCGGCAATTTATCCACGTTTCTGGCGGTGACGCCAGAAAACCTGATCGGCCAATCGGTGGCGGTATTACGCGGAGAGCTGGGCGCGTCGCTGAAAGATGCGGCCGAGCAATTGCTGGCTGCCGCAGATGGCCCGATGCATGCCGGATCGATCAACCTGCTGGGGGCAAGCGGGCTGCGTGAGCGGTTCGAGTTGCTGTTGCATCGGCGTGGTGACCTGATCATTGCCGAGCTGGAGCCAGCGGCAGCGCCCTCGCAGGCGCAGTTTGCGTCGATGTACCCGGTCGTGAATGCCTTTGTGTCGCGCATTCAGGCAGCGCAGACTGTGGACGCCATCTGTGCCACGGCGGCGGAAGAGGTCAAACGCCTGACCGGTTATGGCCGCGTGGTGACCTACAGCTTCGATGCCGATGGCCACGGCTACGTCAATGCCGAAGTGATCGATGAGGGCTACGAATCTTTCCTGGGATTGCGGTTTCCCGCGTCGGACATTCCGACGCAGGCACGCGCGCTGTATTTGAGTAACCGCATCCGGGTGATCCACGACGCTGACTACGTGCCGTCTCCCATCGTGCCTGCCCATGACCCGGACACGAGTCTGCCGCTGGACATGAGTCTGTGTGGCTTGCGCAGTGTGTCACCGGTGCATTTGCAGTACATGCGCAACATGGGCACGCTTGCGTCGATGTCGGTTTCCATCATCGTCGAAGGACGTTTGTGGGGCTTGATTTCCTGCCATCACGCCACGCCGAAACCGGTGTCCATGCACACCCGTTCTGCATGTGATGTGCTGGGTCGCATGCTGTCTCTGCAGGTCGAAGCCAAAGAGGCCAACAGCGATGCGCTGCGCCGCCTGGAATTGCGCAACATCATGGTGCGCATGCTGTCGGCCATGTCTGACCGTGATCGTCTGGGCATTGGTCTTACGCGCTCGTACCAGCCCATTCTGGAATTTGCGCGTGCCGGCGGCGCTGCCGTGGTCTACGGTGCCGATTGCGATATGGCCGGTGCAACGCCTGCTCGCGAGGTGGTGGTAGATATTGCTCGCTGGTTGTTCGAACGTGGCGAACGCGAGGTGTTTCACACTGACAGCTTCCCCCGGATCGCACCGGAATTCGCAGCGTCTGCCGACGTGGCAAGCGGTCTGCTGGCAATCTCGATCTCGGAACGCCACCCGAACTATGTGATGTGGTTCCGCCCCGAGGTGCAGCGAACCGTCAACTGGGCAGGTCGGCCGGAAAAGAACGCCGATGATCTGGGCAGGCTGTCGCCGCGCACCAGCTTCACGCTGTGGGAAGAGATTCTTCGCGAACGGTCTTTGGCCTGGCAACGTGCCGAGATCGATGCCGCTGCCGAGATGCGCACCACGGTGCTTAGCGTGGTGCTGCGCCGCGCTGAAGAACTTGCAGAACTGGCGCTGGAACTGGGGCGGCTGAACAAGGAGCTGGAGGCGTTTTCCTACAGTGTGTCGCACGACTTGCGTGCCCCGTTGCGCCATATCGCCGGTTATGCTGAATTGCTGAGCGAGATGGAAGGCGACAAGCTGGCTGACCGGTCGGCGCGCTACCTTGAACACATCAACGAGGCTGCGCAGTTCGCTGGCCTGCTGGTAGACGGGCTGTTGACCTTCTCGCAGATGGGCCGATCAGCCCTGACCATGCGTGAGGTCGATGTCGACGCCCTGGTGCAGCAGGTGATTCGTGAACTTGCACCCGATACCCAGGGTCGTAATATTGAATGGGTGATCGGTGAGCTGCCCAATATGTATGGGGACGGCTCATTCCTGCATCTTGCCTTGCGCAATCTGCTGTCGAACGCGATCAAGTACACCCGCACCCGGCAGCAGGCACGTATCGAGATCGGCAGCAGTGCTACCGATTTCGAGCAGGTGATGTATGTGAAAGATAACGGCGTGGGTTTCGACCCCCGCTTTGTGGGAAAGCTGTTCGGCGTATTCCAGCGTCTACATCGCATGGAAGATTTCGAAGGCACCGGCATCGGGTTGGCAAATGTTCGGCGTATTGTCGAACGCCACGGTGGACGGGTGTGGGCCGAAAGCGAAGAAGGCATGTCCGCCACGTTTTACCTGGCATTGCCGAATGCCGAGACGGCGCAGGCCTTGGCCAAAGACGAAACTTTACCGAACTGA
- a CDS encoding response regulator, whose translation MLKPILLVEDNPKDLELTLLALERSQLANEVIVVRDGADALDCLLRRGAFESWLDGNPAVILLDLKLPKVDGLEVLRTIREHANLRSIPVVMLTSSQEESDLVQAYELGVNAYVVKPVSFPDFVAAISEIGVFWAVVNEPPPGSMRLLRDARQ comes from the coding sequence ATGCTGAAACCGATATTGCTCGTCGAAGACAACCCAAAGGACCTGGAGCTGACCTTGCTTGCGCTGGAGCGCAGTCAGTTGGCCAATGAAGTGATCGTGGTGCGCGATGGCGCAGATGCGCTGGATTGCCTGCTGCGTCGCGGCGCGTTCGAAAGCTGGCTGGATGGCAATCCAGCCGTGATCCTGCTTGATCTCAAGCTGCCCAAGGTCGACGGCCTGGAGGTTTTGCGGACGATTCGCGAGCACGCGAACCTGCGCAGCATTCCTGTCGTCATGCTCACGTCTTCGCAGGAAGAATCCGATCTGGTGCAGGCGTACGAATTGGGCGTCAATGCATACGTGGTCAAGCCTGTCAGCTTCCCTGATTTTGTTGCAGCGATCTCCGAGATCGGTGTGTTCTGGGCCGTTGTGAACGAGCCGCCACCGGGCTCGATGCGCTTGCTGCGCGACGCCAGACAATAG
- a CDS encoding LrgB family protein: MPHFYELSSIWVYLSASPLMGLTLTLCAYVIAFSIYRRLRFSPLANPVAIAIAIIVAILSLTGTSYQSYFSGAQFVHFLLGPATVALAIPLARQIKRLRRNFIALMAGLLAGSATAILSSVSIVAFLGGGRQLAVSAAPKSATTPIAMAVAEQFDGLPALTAVLVISTGIFGAITARFLFNALRVRTPEIRGFALGVASHGIGTARAFQVNAEMGAFAGLGMGLNGVLTAVLTPWLLPNAAAWFYGV; this comes from the coding sequence ATGCCGCACTTCTACGAACTTTCCTCGATCTGGGTCTACCTGTCGGCATCGCCCCTGATGGGCTTGACGCTGACCTTGTGCGCCTACGTCATCGCTTTTTCGATTTATCGACGCCTGCGCTTTTCTCCGCTGGCCAATCCCGTGGCGATTGCAATCGCCATCATCGTGGCCATCCTGAGCCTGACTGGCACGTCCTATCAGTCTTACTTTTCCGGTGCTCAGTTTGTCCACTTCCTGCTCGGGCCGGCCACGGTGGCCCTGGCGATTCCGCTGGCACGCCAGATCAAACGTCTACGCCGCAATTTCATTGCGCTGATGGCAGGCCTGCTGGCGGGCTCGGCGACTGCCATCCTGTCGTCGGTCAGCATCGTGGCGTTTCTAGGTGGTGGGCGGCAGTTGGCGGTGTCGGCCGCACCGAAATCCGCCACCACGCCGATTGCGATGGCTGTTGCGGAACAATTTGACGGTCTGCCGGCTCTGACTGCCGTGCTGGTCATCAGCACCGGCATTTTTGGTGCGATCACGGCCCGCTTCCTTTTCAACGCCTTGCGCGTACGCACGCCCGAAATTCGGGGCTTTGCATTGGGCGTGGCATCTCACGGCATTGGCACCGCACGGGCTTTTCAGGTGAACGCAGAGATGGGAGCGTTTGCCGGACTGGGCATGGGCCTGAACGGCGTGCTGACTGCTGTGCTTACGCCGTGGCTGCTGCCCAACGCAGCAGCATGGTTCTACGGGGTCTGA
- a CDS encoding biliverdin-producing heme oxygenase: MSDVKAEEQVSALEALRAGTSSNHATLDASLDLMRDDYRPEEYLRTLAAFYGFVAAWEAQVLPQAVEAGLSLQAQAGKLRQDLEALGVDADLLPLASGDALPDTHTRAGLYGSSYVMIGSRLGARIIGPRLMKHFNIDENSGCAYFGGDIEATGPAWRLFRQQLEAALQPHEHAVAVAAARATFSRFHQWLVSHGAARAAQPV; this comes from the coding sequence ATGAGTGATGTGAAGGCAGAAGAGCAGGTTTCCGCGCTGGAAGCGCTGCGTGCAGGCACCAGCAGCAACCACGCAACGCTGGACGCGTCGCTTGATCTGATGCGTGACGATTATCGGCCCGAGGAATACCTGCGCACGCTGGCGGCCTTCTACGGCTTTGTTGCAGCCTGGGAGGCTCAGGTACTGCCGCAGGCCGTTGAAGCCGGCCTGAGCCTGCAGGCGCAGGCCGGCAAGCTGCGACAAGACCTTGAGGCCTTGGGTGTGGATGCCGATCTGCTGCCGCTTGCGAGCGGCGATGCGCTGCCCGACACGCATACCCGTGCAGGGCTCTACGGCAGCAGCTACGTGATGATTGGTTCGCGCCTGGGCGCGCGCATCATCGGCCCGCGTCTGATGAAGCATTTCAACATCGACGAGAACAGTGGCTGCGCCTACTTCGGTGGCGACATTGAAGCCACAGGCCCGGCCTGGCGACTGTTCCGTCAGCAGCTGGAAGCCGCGCTGCAACCGCATGAACATGCAGTTGCAGTAGCTGCCGCCCGTGCAACCTTTTCGCGATTCCACCAGTGGTTGGTCAGCCACGGCGCAGCGCGAGCCGCTCAGCCGGTGTGA
- a CDS encoding response regulator yields MLLPSGDPGEMSGAASVKTRLLMVEDDARDAELALFKLERAGLDIDATTVDNEAAFRAALSNDRYDIIVSDFHLPSFTGAAALHIAQTLAPQTPFIVVSGMLGEERAVDMVRSGATDYVLKQRLERLPMVVTRALAEAQERSRRALAEARLSDRESYFSQLVETLRDFSVSSLNEVGVITSWNAASERIFGYSAVEVAGQTCDLFEVPDSTDISPRDEMQAATDAGSISSDRWLRRQDGTLFHAAIVTTAIVVDGKPRGYSRIVRDTTDARLAADLLVAAKEQAEIANRAKDRFLAVLSHELRSPLNAISAAVGILAFDGSLSEINRRSVELIQRNVRAEARLFDDLLDISRIVNDKLPITLDVVDLSTLLRNTADSFRPEALAAGITMRVAADTGVINVWADALRLQQILSNLLKNAIKFSSRGDRVDASLTVQGDEVQVRITDTGIGISESDFSRIFVAFEQGEEDPQRQRGGLGLGLAIADSLARQHRGRLSVSSPGIGRGSSFTLVLPVYDKQISELQDEASNVQQSQGNLRILLVEDSEDAAEMMNELLSLMGYECTVASRVSIAKRVLSQQDFDVLLCDMGLPDGDGIDVLKDFDMTLGQTAIAITGYGMQQDIQRSIAAGFSEHMTKPIDFDRLERALMSAKRIERRNLA; encoded by the coding sequence ATGTTGTTGCCTTCTGGCGATCCGGGCGAGATGTCTGGTGCTGCTTCCGTGAAGACCCGTTTGTTGATGGTCGAAGACGATGCGCGTGACGCCGAACTGGCGTTGTTCAAGCTTGAGCGCGCTGGTCTGGATATTGATGCAACCACGGTAGACAACGAAGCAGCCTTCCGTGCTGCCTTGTCGAACGACCGGTACGACATCATCGTGTCGGACTTCCATCTGCCTTCCTTTACCGGCGCAGCTGCGCTGCATATTGCCCAGACCCTGGCACCACAAACCCCGTTCATCGTGGTTTCTGGCATGTTGGGCGAAGAGCGTGCCGTGGACATGGTGCGCAGTGGGGCGACCGATTACGTGCTGAAGCAGCGCCTGGAGCGCTTGCCGATGGTGGTCACCCGGGCGCTGGCCGAGGCGCAGGAGCGCAGTCGCCGTGCGCTGGCTGAAGCTCGCCTGTCCGACCGGGAAAGCTACTTTTCCCAGCTGGTTGAAACCCTGCGCGACTTCTCGGTGTCATCGCTGAATGAAGTTGGCGTCATCACCAGCTGGAACGCCGCTTCGGAACGGATCTTTGGTTATTCGGCAGTCGAGGTGGCAGGCCAGACCTGTGACCTGTTCGAAGTGCCTGACAGTACCGACATCAGCCCGCGCGACGAAATGCAGGCGGCGACCGACGCCGGCAGTATCTCCAGCGACCGCTGGTTGCGTCGCCAGGATGGCACCCTTTTTCACGCAGCGATTGTCACGACTGCCATCGTGGTCGACGGCAAGCCCCGGGGATACTCGCGCATTGTTCGTGACACCACGGATGCGCGGCTTGCCGCGGATTTGCTGGTGGCCGCCAAAGAGCAGGCCGAGATCGCCAATCGTGCCAAGGACCGCTTCCTGGCCGTGTTGTCGCACGAGTTGCGCAGCCCCTTGAATGCGATCTCTGCGGCGGTCGGCATTCTGGCTTTCGACGGTAGTCTGTCGGAGATCAACCGACGCTCGGTAGAGCTGATTCAGCGCAATGTGCGGGCCGAGGCCCGTCTGTTCGATGACCTGCTGGACATTTCGCGCATCGTCAACGACAAGCTGCCGATTACGCTCGATGTGGTTGATCTCTCGACCCTGTTGCGCAATACCGCCGACAGCTTCCGGCCGGAAGCGCTGGCAGCGGGCATCACCATGCGCGTGGCGGCCGATACGGGGGTGATCAATGTGTGGGCCGACGCGCTGCGCCTGCAGCAAATCCTGTCCAATCTGCTGAAGAACGCGATCAAGTTTTCGTCACGTGGTGACCGTGTTGACGCCAGCCTGACAGTTCAGGGCGACGAAGTGCAGGTGCGCATTACCGACACCGGCATTGGTATTTCCGAGTCGGATTTCTCGCGCATTTTTGTGGCGTTCGAACAAGGCGAAGAAGACCCCCAGCGCCAGCGGGGCGGTCTTGGGCTGGGCCTGGCCATTGCCGATTCCCTGGCACGCCAACACCGGGGTCGCCTGAGTGTCAGCAGCCCGGGCATTGGCCGTGGGTCCAGCTTCACGCTGGTGCTGCCGGTCTACGACAAGCAGATTTCTGAATTGCAAGACGAGGCCTCAAACGTGCAACAGTCCCAGGGCAACCTACGCATTCTGCTGGTGGAAGACAGCGAAGATGCGGCCGAAATGATGAACGAGTTGCTGTCGTTGATGGGCTATGAATGCACCGTTGCCAGCCGCGTGAGCATTGCGAAGCGCGTGCTGTCGCAACAGGATTTCGACGTCTTGCTGTGCGACATGGGCTTGCCCGATGGCGACGGCATCGACGTGTTGAAAGACTTCGACATGACGCTGGGTCAGACGGCAATTGCCATCACCGGCTACGGCATGCAGCAGGATATTCAGCGCAGCATTGCGGCAGGTTTTTCGGAACACATGACCAAGCCGATCGACTTCGACCGGCTGGAGCGGGCATTGATGTCGGCAAAGCGCATCGAGCGCCGGAATCTGGCATGA